From one Pseudoliparis swirei isolate HS2019 ecotype Mariana Trench chromosome 5, NWPU_hadal_v1, whole genome shotgun sequence genomic stretch:
- the prrc2c gene encoding protein PRRC2C isoform X2, translated as MSEKSGQSTKAKDGKTKYATLSLFNTYKGKSLETQKTAATRHGLQSLGKVASSRRMPPPANLPSLKAENKGNDPNVNIVPKDGSGWASRPEGGEERQQETPPPPVKPPVVVPPPEPSPGSSRSWANSKPTPPPPKGVPRVSSHFQQEFPSLQVAGEVEKGEEPEEEHYGPGPSLRPQNVGSWREGGGRNLIAAPPEMDGKAPEEAGAVLGAAEEPGQSAAADGQLPPSAPPQAKVNGGQQPFLPGVATSFDPSFRGMMPPYMFHAYPQMTLAPGQGNLRPPQDGAKMVRGPRPIRPQQGHNQALLKDSDRPSIISATELKELDNLDTDTDEGWAGAQNEVDYTEKLNFSDDEENQAAKEKRENWERMGKVERVRPRPPDGQDGAEDRGGIKISRVDGDPRAPSPGNTGQHNKAAAPQDYQVKPDGGSRSAAAGGAQRVIKMPAAAAPGADEDSDAWRQKRKKPQEVSEAVERARHRRGEEERRMEEQRLAGCAEKLKRLNEKYRQANEVKAALQPPAAKEEAAAREAEASPAPPPAAGPAPSIPVSQSQEPIVEAPLPESEEKTERVEPSVEMEVEEEVHLPRQPSPPVQRPVADAPEPRSEGESPSVEAGPPMEESQVDGAAAPLRDYFSMEDDRVDEPHLPHLDAPGGEEVPVAPPQLEGEAAAAMRPSLTSGYSKQFQKSLPPRFLRQQEQMKQQQWQQQHQSGGSVSPSGVGGGSGGIPAPPPQQQQQPTLQQQQQQPHRSMYQPLGPHHQHLASMGFDPRWLMMQSYMDPRMMSGRPPMDMSTNIHPGRMPPKQIVRREPGDNSSSSSDSFDHLSRPARDHGPPSDSRVVWGSEPYPQSEPLPSVTPPKGREDIKEPRIDSPLDLDRGLPAVYPQDHSALDSHKSNFFQDPAEPLSAFTQGPEDPSGPLDGAPVGSAFDLEEPGLPSGEEVEALGQAMLQRRFSQGSSHSIKLEEPRFDGLSLGAPSLELQDAGEPADDKPHNDLYPQAAATSNRATPPADGLHKQEKLPLPATSKQKAELRWGARSGAGRREGPGGERPLRRSGPIKKPVLRDMKEEREQREEREKRHERGDRGDRGERSKKEPSSKPPTAAAAVSEGARPQSEAKRDAAEAEETPTAHQKVRDAQPSSSQVPASSSQEEKPMDKPPGSDKHPEPKLPLRKEFSLPPRSYRRDEREREKDGDGDGDRERDRERAAERDREWPLDLNFKGRGRGEYYARGRSFRGTYSGRNRLGRGRSRAEFIYREPRSRSDLPTVGGAAAFRNREESETRSESSDFEVIPKRRRRRGSDTDSESEGGRESASDTGPSDREPSTKPTHPLRRELPGEARPGPHKLGFGPPYTGERGGPRGEDDGRPRPGFLQKGEPSRRGRGGLYSRRGGARERGGPRPGPLRRPGARESSSQWPSKPMETFRPEDAESTSRYDNPAADRRYPRSDGRRFGDVAPQSSRERPRRSRPARPPRQDKPPRFRRLKELEAAVLAGGEAAPGPPGPLLPGSAAAPAQSARSPTRSRTRAPARVAAATSATDLSSPTDAASPDTGSPAAAAVGTKSPDLSNQNSSDQANEEWETASESSDFNERREREERKGALEAANEAAAAASAPAPPQGSLTSNNSPADGGASPRREGGASPRREGGAPAAKRSFSSQRPIERQNRRGNSGAKPARGYAGVKGERRGGAKTGHKGPAAPQSLEGGAQSAGGASQRPPKDQAGRRKEEAKQAAKKPKENALSQFDLNNYASVVIIDDHPEVTTTDDPQSNATDDGFTEVVSRKQQKRLQDEEKRKKEEQTPQNWSKKVSGEKGRGGGGKLAPRFAKKQPSQQQQQQQHQQQPQQQQPQQQQQQHQQQPQQQQQQQHQQQPQQQQQQQQQQPQQQQQQPQQQQPQQQQQQQQQQQQQQPQQQQQPQQQQQPQQQQQPQQQQQQQQQHQQQPQQQQQPQQQHQPSQPPAVPPPQAQPQPLLSATQHPHLAPSQPTAPTPEGTAPPPPPSVPAAADFPSKGLLPTPAQTAHDTLGTELWESKAAAGSTVLPDVKKLGPINPPQPPSVSAWSKPLTSFTGTAAEGAKPGSEGGAEPVTDIIQFGAPSSAGSTDSDGVPALMEIVSDNKLPAPKEQRQKQPRAGPIKTQKLPETEPVETKEYKPGPIGKERSLKNRKAKDARVGDGDGMEGGVAGGGGVSRASDSSPPIIDAAVPELGGDIEGMITIPSAEYNSNSKESVTDYTTPSSSLADSVPTGANKIEESLVANVALPHSLPLPRRETLQQSSGLSTVSPATVDLTLKMESARKAWENSPLLEKNSPVTSSSSPIAPGASSYSTFSSASMPQIPVASVTPSTSLSGAGTYTTSSLGTKTTAASDPPNICKVKPQQLQGGSLSSSSSSSSSSFSQLGCMPALLPPQQQQQSPQVYVSQSAAAQIPAFYMDTSHLFSTPHPRLAPPSMAQQQGFQPGISQPTAVQQMPIPLYAPLQGQHQHHQHQHHQHHHQAQLGLGAGPPVSQQQDLFSSSLQPYRSQQAFMQSSLSQPSMMLSGPSLHSYAGVQASELGKPQSGLAYQQASSAQHIPILFEPQLNQPSGMGGSQLIDTHLLQVTSLHKGTVPLGLMARQGMSQHSNMYSGQVQQHGQSSYYSNTQSPSSAMQQMTVSMPSSQLSLSNYGSGGGQPLLALPPTPPQVQPPNINRQPPISQPYRGLMNPGHSMMQPPTSKMDMDMKLFGGGMDVKPGTPPIGARSTTPTSSHYRASSTSPSSQSSKINSMLYQKQFQASAASMRMAQHFPGQFNPQILSQPNIVSPLVRPPHINSFAGGVQRSAMGPPMLPNVGGGLMPHPRPQHSQHPPRGPPVPSLTPRGTPHLAMKAEQDLKAKQRVEVLQATHKFFSEQQQIKADQLSKAARLEQGGKPPLDALAPNHHQAPLGPDPDKPPGSTSKPVRTGPIKPQAVKPEEGK; from the exons ATGTCAGAGAAGTCAGGGCAAAGCACCAAGGCAAAGGATGGCAAGACAAAGTATGCAACCCTTAGCCTCTTCAACACCTACAAGGGCAAATCTCTGGAAACCCAGAAGACTGCAG CTACCAGACATGGCCTCCAAAGTTTGGGCAAAGTGGCCTCCAGCCGACGCATGCCCCCTCCGGCCAACCTGCCCAGTCTGAAGGCCGAGAACAAGGGAAACGACCCCAACGTCAACATCGTGCCCAAAGACGGGAGTGGCTGGGCGTCTCGACCCgagggaggcgaggagag GCAACAGGAGACGCCGCCGCCCCCGGTCAAACCCCCCGTGGTGGTCCCGCCACCAGAGCCTTCTCCCGGGTCCAGCCGCTCCTGGGCCAACAGCAAgcccacgccgccgccgccgaagg GTGTCCCCCGCGTGAGCAGCCATTTTCAACAGGAGTTTCCCAGCTTGCAGGTGGCTGGTGAGGTggagaaaggggaggagccagaagAGGAGCATTATGGACCGGGCCCCAGCCTCAGACCTCAAA ATGTCGGCAGTTGGCGTGAAGGCGGAGGCAGGAATCTAATCGCCGCGCCCCCCGAGATGGACGGCAAGGCGCCGGAGGAGGCCGGCGCGGTCCTCGGTGCCGCCGAGGAGCCCGGACAGAGCGCAGCCGCTGACGGCCAGTTgcccccctccgccccccctcAGGCCAAAGTCAACGGCGGGCAGCAGCCTTTTCTCCCTGGGGTGGCGACCAGCTTCGACCCCTCTTTCCGGGGCATGATGCCCCCCTAC ATGTTCCACGCCTACCCTCAGATGACTCTGGCCCCGGGGCAGGGGAACCTCAGACCCCCGCAGGACGGAGCAAA GATGGTCCGGGGTCCTCGTCCAATCCGGCCCCAGCAGGGCCACAACCaggccttgctcaaggactcgGACCGACCCTCCATCATCAGCGCCACGGAGCTCAAGGAGCTGGACAACCTGGACACGGACACCGACGAGGGCTGGGCGG GAGCTCAGAATGAGGTCGACTACACGGAGAAACTGAACTTCAGCGACGATGAAGAAAACCAAGCTGctaaggagaaaagagagaactg GGAGCGGATGGGTAAAGTGGAGCGCGTGCGACCTCGGCCTCCAGACGGTCAGGATGGGGCCGAGGACCGTGGTGGCATCAAGATCTCCCGGGTCGACGGCGATCCCAGAGCGCCATCGCCCGGCAACACGGGGCAGCACAACAAGGCGGCGGCTCCGCAGGACTACCAGGTGAAGCCGGAT GGGGGCAGCCGGTCTGCCGCTGCCGGCGGAGCGCAGCGCGTGATCAAAATGCCGGCTGCGGCGGCGCCCGGCGCCGACGAGGACTCCGATGCCTGGCGGCAGAAACGCAAGAAGCCTCAAGAAGTTTCTGAAGCCGTGGAGCGAGCGCGGCATcggaggggggaagaggagcgGCGGATGGAGGAACAGCGGCTCGCCGGCTGCGCCGAGAAACTGAAGCGTCTCAATGAGAAATATCGGCAGGCGAACGAGGTCAAAGCCGCGCTTCAGCCGCCCGCCGCCAAAGAAGAGGCCGCCGCCCGAGAGGCAGAGGCCTCGCCGGCTCCTCCGCCCGCAGCCGGTCCCGCACCGTCGATCCCAGTTTCACAATCGCAAGAACCAATCGTGGAAGCGCCTCTCCCCGAGAGCGAGGAGAAGACGGAGCGAGTGGAGCCGAGtgtggagatggaggtggaggaggaggtgcacctGCCTCGCCAGCCCAGCCCCCCCGTCCAGAGGCCGGTGGCCGACGCTCCAGAGCCCCGGAGCGAGGGCGAGAGCCCCTCGGTGGAGGCGGGCCCTCCGATGGAGGAGAGCCAGGTGGACGGGGCCGCGGCGCCTCTCCGGGACTATTTCAGCATGGAGGACGACCGAG TGGACGAGCCCCACCTGCCTCACCTGGACGCCCCCGGTGGCGAGGAGGTCCCCGTGGCGCCGCCACAGCTGGAAGGAGAAGCGGCCGCCGCCATGCGCCCCTCGCTCACCTCGGGCTACTCCAAACAGTTTCAGAAGTCTCTCCCGCCTCGTTTCCTCCGACAGCAG GAGCAGATGAAGCAGCAACaatggcagcagcagcaccagagtGGGGgctccgtgtctccgtcaggtgTTGGCGGGGGCAGCGGTGGCATTCCAGCGCCGccgccacaacaacaacaacaaccaacactacaacaacagcagcagcagccgcaccGCTCCATGTATCAACCCTTGGGCCCCCACCACCAGCACCTGGCCTCCATGGGCTTTGACCCCCGCTGGCTCATGATGCAGTCCTACATGGACCCCCGCATGATGTCGGGGCGTCCGCCCATGGACATGTCCACCAACATTCATCCTG GCCGGATGCCTCCCAAGCAGATCGTGCGCCGGGAGCCCGGCGACAACTCGAGCTCCAGCTCCGACTCCTTCGACCACCTGAGCCGCCCCGCCCGTGACCACGGCCCGCCGTCGGACTCGCGCGTGGTGTGGGGCTCGGAGCCGTACCCGCAGTCGGAGCCGCTGCCGTCCGTAACTCCTCCGAAAGGACGGGAAGATATCAAGGAGCCGAG GATTGACTCTCCTTTGGATCTGGACCGGGGTCTCCCAGCCGTGTATCCCCAGGACCACAGTGCATTGGACTCTCATAAAAGTAACTTCTTCCAGGACCCGGCAGAGCCCCTGTCGGCCTTTACCCAGGGCCCAGAGGACCCATCAGGGCCCTTAGACGGGGCCCCCGTCGGCTCCGCCTTCGATCTTGAGGAGCCGGGCCTCCCcagtggggaggaggtggaggctctCGGTCAGGCGATGCTCCAGAGGAGGTTCTCCCAGGGCTCCAGCCACTCAATCAAGCTGGAGGAGCCCAGGTTTGACGGGCTGTCCCTGGGAGCTCCGTCTCTGGAGCTGCAGGACGCGGGAGAACCGGCGGACGACAAACCCCACAACGACCTCTACCCCCAGGCCGCGGCGACGAGCAACAGGGCGACGCCGCCCGCCGACGGATTACACAAACAGGAGAAGCTGCCGCTGCCGGCCACCAGCAAGCAGAAAGCCGAGCTGCGCTGGGGCGCCAGATCGGGCGCCGGACGCAGAGAGGGGCCCGGGGGGGAGAGACCCCTCCGCAGGTCGGGCCCAATAAAGAAGCCCGTCCTCAGGGACATGAAAGAAGAGCGAGAGCAACGGGAAGAGCGAGAGAAGCGTCACGAGAGAGGAGaccgaggagacagaggggagcgGTCCAAGAAGGAGCCGTCATCCAAACCCCCCACCGCGGCCGCCGCCGTGTCCGAGGGCGCCAGACCTCAGAGCGAGGCCAAGAGGGACGCCGCAGAGGCCGAGGAAACGCCGACCGCCCATCAGAAGGTCAGAGACGCCCAGCCTTCATCCTCTCAGgttcccgcctcctcctctcaggaggAGAAACCCATGGACAAACCGCCCGGCAGCGACAAACACCCGGAGCCCAAACTGCCCTTGAGGAAAGAGTTCAGTCTGCCTCCACGCTCCTACCGGCGAGAcgagagggagcgggagaaggacggagacggagacggggatcgagagagagacagagagagggcggCAGAGCGAGACAGGGAGTGGCCCCTCGACTTGAACTTCAAAGGACGCGGCCGAGGGGAGTATTACGCCAGAGGGCGGAGCTTCCGGGGGACTTACAGCGGCCGGAACAGGTTGGGCCGCGGTCGAAGCCGGGCGGAGTTCATCTACCGAGAGCCGCGCTCGCGCTCCGATTTGCCGACCGTCGGAGGAGCCGCCGCCTTCCGCAACCGAGAGGAGAGCGAGACGCGCAGCGAGAGCTCGGACTTCGAGGTCATCCCGAAGCGCAGGCGGCGCCGCGGGTCAGACACGGACTCTGAAAGCGAAGGCGGGAGAGAGTCCGCTAGCGATACCGGACCGTCTGACCGCGAGCCCAGCACCAAGCCGACCCACCCGCTGAGGCGAGAGCTTCCCGGGGAGGCCCGGCCGGGGCCCCACAAGCTGGGCTTCGGACCGCCTTACACGGGGGAGCGGGGTGGACCGAGAGGGGAGGACGACGGCAGACCCAGGCCCGGATTCCTCCAGAAGGGAGAGCCTTCTCGGCGAGGCAGAGGAGGACTGTACAGTCGACGGGGCGGAGCGAGGGAGCGCGGCGGCCCTCGCCCGGGCCCTCTGAGGCGGCCCGGAGCCAGAGAATCCTCTTCTCAGTGGCCCTCTAAACCCATGGAGACCTTCAGGCCCGAGGACGCCGAGTCTACGTCGAGATACGACAACCCCGCGGCCGACCGGCGGTACCCGAGGTCCGACGGCAGGAGATTCGGAGACGTGGCTCCccagagcagcagagagaggcCTCGCCGCTCCAGACCGGCGCGGCCCCCGAGGCAAGACAAACCCCCCAGGTTCAGGCGCTTGAAGGAGCTGGAGGCCGCCGTGTTGGCCGGTGGAGAAGCGGCCCCCGGTCCCCCCGGCCCTCTGCTCCCAGGGTCCGCAGCCGCCCCGGCCCAAAGCGCTCGCTCCCCGACCCGGTCCAGAACTCGCGCTCCGGCTCGAGTGGCGGCCGCCACGTCGGCCACCGACCTGTCCTCTCCGACGGACGCGGCCTCGCCCGACACCGGcagccccgccgccgccgcggtcgGTACCAAGTCCCCCGACTTGTCCAACCAGAACTCTTCGGACCAAGCCAACGAGGAGTGGGAGACGGCGTCCGAGAGCAGCGACTTCAACGAGAGGCGAGAGcgcgaggaaaggaaaggagcgCTGGAGGCTGCCAACGAAGCGGCGGCCGCCGCCTCGGCCCCCGCGCCCCCCCAGGGCTCTTTGACCTCCAACAACAGCCCCGCCGACGGGGGGGCGAGTCCCAGACGCGAGGGGGGGGCGAGTCCCAGACGCGAGGGGGGGGCTCCCGCCGCCAAGAGGAGCTTCTCGAGTCAGAGGCCCATCGAGAGACAGAACCGCAGAGGCAACAGCGGAGCCAAGCCGGCCCGCGGCTACGCCGGAGtcaagggggagaggaggggcggagccaaaACCGGCCACAAAGG ACCCGCGGCCCCGCAGAGCTTAGAAGGCGGAGCGCAGAGCGCAGGAGGAGCATCTCAGAGGCCCCCGAAGGACCAGGCCGGCCGGCGCAAAGAGGAGGCCAAACAGGCCGCCAAGAAGCCCAAAGAGAACGCGCTCTCTCAGTTTGATCTCAACAATTACGCCA GCGTTGTGATCATCGATGACCACCCGGAGGTCACCACCACAGATGACCCCCAGTCCAACGCCACCGACGACGGCTTCACGGAGGTCGTCTCCCGCAAGCAACAGAAGCGCCTGCAGGACGAAGAGAAGCGGAAAAAGGAAGAGCAGACTCCTCAG AACTGGAGTAAAAAAGTCTCTGGTGAGAAGggcagaggaggcggagggaaGCTGGCACCCAGATTTGCTAAAAAGCAGCCatcacaacagcaacaacaacagcagcaccaacaacaaccacagcagcaacaaccacagcagcagcaacaacagcaccaacaacaaccgcagcagcagcaacagcagcagcatcaacaacaaccacagcaacaacagcagcagcaacaacaacaaccacagcagcaacaacaacaaccacagcagcaacaaccacagcagcaacaacaacagcaacaacagcagcagcaacaacaaccacagcagcaacaacaaccacagcagcaacaacaaccacagcagcaacaacaaccacagcagcagcaacaacaacaacagcagcaccaacaacaaccacagcagcaacaacaaccacagcagCAACACCAGCCATCTCAGCCTCCTGCGGTCCCTCCACCTCAGGCCCAACCTCAACCCCTCCTCTCTGCCACCCAGCATCCTCACCTCGCCCCCTCCCAGCCCACCGCACCGACTCCCGAAGGaaccgcgccgccgccgccgccctccgtccccgccgccgccgactTCCCCTCAAAGGGTTTGCTGCCCACGCCCGCGCAGACGGCGCACGACACTCTGGGGACCGAGCTGTGGGAGAGCAAGGCGGCGGCGGGCTCCACCGTCCTCCCCGATGTCAAGAAGC TCGGTCCGATCaaccccccccagcccccttcTGTGAGCGCCTGGAGCAAACCGCTCACCTCCTTCACCGGCACCGCCGCAGAG GGCGCGAAGCCCGGGTCGGAGGGCGGGGCGGAGCCGGTCACGGACATCATTCAGTTCGGAGCGCCGTCGTCAGCGGGCAGCACCGACAGCGACGGAGTCCCGGCGCTGATGGAAATCGTCTCCGACAACAAGCTGCCCGCTCCCAAAGAACAGAGGCAGAAGCAGCCGCGGGCCGGCCCGATCAAAACGCAGAAG cttcctGAAACGGAGCCGGTGGAAACGAAGGAGTACAAGCCCGGCCCCATCGGCAAAGAGCGCTCGCTGAAGAACCGCAAGGCCAAAGACGCTCGCGTGGGAGACGGCGACGGGATGGAGGGAGGCGTCGCCGGCGGCGGTGGCGTCAGCAGAGCCTCGGACTCCAGTCCGCCCATCATCGACGCCGCGGTGCCGGAGCTGGGAGGAGACATCGAGGGCATGATCACGATCCCCTCGGCCGAGTACAACAGCAACTCTAAG gAGTCGGTCACAGACTACACCacgccctcctcctcgctgGCCGACAGTGTTCCAACAGGAGCGAACAAAATAGAAGAGAGTTTGGTGGCCAAC GTGGCGCTTCCTCACTCGCTGCCCCTTCCTCGGCGAGAGACCCTGCAGCAGAGCTCCGGCCTCAGCACCGTCTCCCCTGCCACCGTCGACCTGACGCTGAAG atGGAGTCGGCCCGTAAGGCGTGGGAGAACTCCCCGCTTCTGGAGAAGAACTCGCCGGtgacctcctcgtcctcccccATCGCCCCCGGGGCGTCCTCGTACTCCaccttctcctccgcctccatgcCGCAGATCCCCGTGGCCTCCGTCACCCCCAGCACCTCCCTGTCAG GCGCCGGCACCTACACGACGTCGTCCCTCGGCACCAAGACCACCGCGGCCTCCGACCCCCCGAACATCTGCAAGGTGAAGCCCCAGCAGCTGCAGGGCGGCAGCCTGTCgtcgtcctccagcagcagcagcagcagcttctcccAGCTGGGCTGCATGCCCGCCCTGCTGcccccgcagcagcagcagcagagcccaCAGGTGTACGTCTCTCAGTCGGCAGCAG CTCAGATTCCGGCCTTCTACATGGACACTAGCCACCTCTTCAGCACCCCCCACCCTCGCTTGGCTCCTCCCTCCATGGCGCAGCAGCAGGGCTTCCAGCCCGGCATCTCGCAG CCGACGGCGGTGCAGCAGATGCCCATCCCTCTCTACGCGCCACTGCAAGGACAGCACCAGCACCATCAGCATCAGCACCATCAGCACCATCACCAGGCTCAGCTGGGACTCGGCGCCGGCCCCCCCGTCTCCCAGCAGCAGGACCTCTTCAGCTCCTCGCTGCAGCCTTACCG GTCTCAGCAGGCGTTCATGCAGAGCAGCCTGTCGCAGCCATCCATGATGCTGTCGGGCCCGTCGCTGCACAGCTACGCCGGCGTCCAGGCGTCGGAGCTCGGCAAGCCCCAGTCCGGCCTGGCCTACCAGCAGGCCTCCTCCGCGCAGCACATCCCCATCCTGTTCGAGCCGCAGCTCAACCAGCCCTCTGGCATGGGAGGCTCCCAGCTCATCGACACGCACCTGCTGCAGGTAACCAGTCTGCACAAAGGAACGGTCCCACTCGGCCTCATG GCCCGACAGGGCATGAGTCAGCATTCCAACATGTACTCGGGGCAGGTGCAGCAACACGGCCAGAGCAGCTACTACAGCAACACCCAGTCGCCCAGCTCTGCCATGCAACAG atGACGGTGTCGATGCCCAGCTCCCAGCTGTCCCTGTCCAACTACGGCTCGGGTGGAGGCCAGCCCCTCCTGGcgctgccccccaccccccctcaggTCCAGCCCCCCAACATCAACCGGCAGCCCCCGATCTCCCAGCCGTACCGCGGCCTCATGAACCCCGGCCACAGCATGATGCAGCCGCCCACCAGCAAG atggacatggacatgaagCTCTTCGGCGGTGGGATGGATGTGAAGCCCGGTACCCCCCCCATCGGCGCCAGGAGCACCACACCCACCTCCAGCCACTACAG agcGAGCTCCACGTCTCCGAGCAGCCAGTCCAGTAAGATCAACAGCATGCTGTACCAGAAGCAGTTCCAGGCCAGCGCCGCCAGCATGAGGATGGCGCAGCACTTCCCCGGCCAGTTCAACCCGCAG ATTCTGTCTCAGCCCAACATCGTGTCCCCTCTGGTTCGACCTCCTCACATCAACTCGTTCGCCGGAGGCGTCCAGCGCTCTGCCATGGGGCCCCCAATGTTGCCCAATGTGGGCGGAGGCCTCATGCCCCACCCCCGACCGCAGCACAGCCAGCACCCTCCACGAGGACCGCCTGTCCCCTCGCTCACGCCCAGAGGCACACCGCACCTGGCGATGAAGGCCGAGCAGGACCTGAAG GCGAAGCAGCGGGTCGAGGTGCTGCAGGCCACCCATAAGTTCTTCTCGGAGCAGCAGCAGATCAAGGCGGATCAGCTCAGCAAGGCGGCGCGGCTCGAGCAGGGCGGGAAGCCCCCCCTCGACGCCCTCGCCCCCAACCACCACCAGGCGCCGTTGGGCCCGGACCCCGACAAACCCCCCGGCTCCACGTCCAAGCCCGTCCGGACCGGCCCCATCAAACCGCAGGCCGTCAAGCCGGAAGAGGGCAAGTAA